A single genomic interval of Acetonema longum DSM 6540 harbors:
- a CDS encoding universal stress protein codes for MKRDILVPFDGSPNALMALRFAIPLAKSLQEKIVVLNVQPDLRTPNVKRFFSEQDVRDYQQQMYREAIEPIEKELAEAEVDYELRLKIGDPKEIILKQAYPFDSEPQCSTVGVRMIIMGSRGMHPILGGVLGSVSYGVVNAAPCPVTIVPYSCE; via the coding sequence ATGAAAAGAGATATTCTTGTTCCGTTCGATGGCTCCCCCAATGCTCTTATGGCATTGCGCTTTGCCATTCCATTGGCCAAGTCACTGCAGGAAAAAATAGTTGTCCTAAATGTTCAGCCTGATCTCCGGACTCCGAATGTTAAGCGGTTTTTTAGTGAGCAGGACGTTAGGGATTATCAGCAACAGATGTATCGCGAAGCAATAGAACCGATTGAAAAAGAGCTGGCGGAGGCGGAAGTCGATTATGAACTCCGGTTAAAAATCGGCGACCCGAAGGAGATTATTCTTAAACAGGCCTATCCTTTCGATTCCGAGCCGCAATGCTCGACTGTGGGAGTGCGCATGATCATTATGGGCTCCCGGGGCATGCATCCGATACTGGGCGGCGTATTAGGCAGCGTCAGTTACGGGGTGGTAAACGCCGCGCCCTGCCCGGTAACCATTGTGCCGTACTCTTGCGAGTAG